One segment of Anopheles stephensi strain Indian chromosome 3, UCI_ANSTEP_V1.0, whole genome shotgun sequence DNA contains the following:
- the LOC118510949 gene encoding gametocyte-specific factor 1 homolog: MNVVEIENFGTCIICPYNKAHVIPAARIQRHLFKCRRQNPKAKIAVCRFNTSHHIPEAELKAHERNCPDRVLVEVYMYPMDSEIPASSKIPMPQAEYNGMYDASGYNPTEEENWDNMDATPYNPEAYCRNNPIVRKATHKTHAEKKKFYEEEQVRITTLLKQREEKK, from the coding sequence ATGAATGTCGTAGAGATTGAAAATTTTGGAACCTGTATCATTTGTCCTTACAACAAGGCGCATGTTATTCCGGCTGCACGCATACAAAGACATTTGTTCAAATGCCGACGCCAAAACCCGAAAGCAAAGATAGCGGTGTGCCGCTTCAATACGTCGCATCATATCCCTGAAGCAGAATTGAAGGCACACGAGAGGAATTGTCCGGACCGGGTTTTGGTTGAAGTCTACATGTACCCAATGGACAGCGAGATCCCTGCATCGTCGAAAATACCGATGCCGCAGGCGGAATATAATGGGATGTACGATGCTTCAGGTTACAACCCAACGGAGGAAGAAAACTGGGATAATATGGATGCTACGCCCTATAATCCAGAAGCATATTGCCGAAATAACCCTATTGTCAGGAAGGCGACGCATAAGACGCAtgctgagaaaaaaaagttttatgagGAAGAGCAGGTTCGTATTACTACGCTACTGAAGCAACGCgaggaaaagaaataa
- the LOC118510950 gene encoding uncharacterized protein LOC118510950, translating into MWDTNNDMVQRDRFFESECIGYRALCDRSLKADESSNRKLTFGIERLLSMPTTAQREINRCETILSGSCNEDGQIYSKCDCCDEYKGNELLSNFSKFFISDSDMSPGRAKYGYSECKPNVQECGETSDYVAFGAACKNDKSYAKVIRKPLPLRIGNVQLGKDDFTSLQTAESITFPRTTTTITSRSVDSWRCDAVAAPFIDKFNECSLYKVQSPSVDVTSLRSNSGISSAFSKSGSQAIISRRKRSWSRAVFSSLQRKGLEKTFQEQKYITKPDRKRLAATLGLHDAQVKVWFQNRRMKWRHMVKNTSLLSIPHHKEIDHSQAASPTYMNSDMPEMLVLDVSEENEDDDVIID; encoded by the exons ATGTGGGATACCAACAACGACATGGTGCAACGTGATAGGTTTTTCGAGAGCGAATGCATTGGATACCGAGCACTGTGTGACAGATCATTGAAAGCAGATGAATCTTCAAATCGAAAACTGACTTTCGGCATCGAGCGTTTGTTGAGTATGCCGACCACTGCACAGCGCGAGATAAACCGATGCGAAACTATCCTGTCCGGCTCCTGTAATGAAGATGGACAAATTTACAGTAAATGTGACTGTTGTGACGAATACAAAGGCAATGAACTTTTGTCTAACTTCTCAAAGTTTTTCATCAGTGACAGTGATATGAGCCCGGGAAGAGCAAAGTACGGTTACAGTGAATGTAAACCAAATGTACAGGAATGTGGAGAAACAAGTGATTATGTGGCGTTCGGGGCAGCATGCAAAAACGATAAAAGTTATGCTAAAGTAATACGTAAACCGCTGCCGCTACGAATTGGAAATGTGCAATTAG GAAAAGACGATTTCACCTCACTCCAAACAGCAGAATCGATCACATTTCCACGCACAACAACGACGATAACATCTCGCTCCGTAGACTCATGGCGATGTGATGCAGTAGCAGCTCCATTCATTGATAAATTCAATGAATGTTCTTTATATAAAGTACAATCACCATCGGTGGACGTTACTAGCTTACGATCCAACAGCGGTATATCTTCGGCCTTTAGTAAATCAGGGAGTCAGGCTATCATTTCACGGCGTAAAAGATCGTGGTCTCGAGCAGTGTTTAGCAGTTTACAACGAAAAGGGCTCGAAAAGACATTTCAAGAACAAAAATATATTACTAAGCCCGATAGAAAGCGCCTAGCTGCTACTCTTGGACTGCACGATGCACAG GTAAAGGTGTGGTTTCAAAATCGCCGCATGAAGTGGCGACACATGGTTAAAAACACTTCGTTACTTTCAATTCCTCACCATAAAGAGATTGACCACTCTCAGGCGGCATCACCGACCTACATGAATTCTGACATGCCAGAAATGTTAGTCTTGGACGTCAGCGAAGAAAATGAAGACGACGATGTAATAATTGATTAG
- the LOC118510946 gene encoding nucleolar complex protein 3 homolog translates to MWLRRLQARKQHNYSAVGNHKKYRYTAVIMDKSVKKSIKAKPKSIGRKSPHVLVKGKNKTAAGVKPKYGLGAKTTVKKIATDKVEEMEARYQKRVLTEMKIHDSVDHLLPIKIKGKGLISRTIPKQIENRFDTNLAESSNDPPEDAEANLSETHPTEPAVLSLTDILFKRDEQIKEKQFYIGVTCAAILENPEARIENVSALLDLLKETNRDGSINLLAVRKTAMISLVEVFKDIVPEYRIGIVDKEQQKLKKDTLARVNFEHKLLTYYKQLLKHLEGLISNYTRKLKHSEKQSIETRQLLEMAVQCMCDLVLAHPYFNFTPNIVQVLVLMLNNTKEPIRKMVHACFSSLFKTDTRLDLTHHTVRHINMLIKKKQRNIYPEMISCLKYLQINRINMNDDVLLELKKQKLEKHKSYVINMSRKERKRKKKLAELEKDIFETKAEESKQVVRRKLTEISKLTFMIYFKILKRYPDSKVLSVTLEGLSKFAHTINIEFYADLIELLNNLLENVELGYREQLHCIQTVFIILSGQGEVLNIDPARFYSHFYKNLLFVNAGKNHDDMETILKTLDIILFKRRRNVTYHRYVSFVKRLSTLCLQVLPNGSLGLISLIRSCIHMNQKLDILLDTDAVVGSGKFDPFNDEPEFANANCSALYESSCMARHYHPTVRKMITNVLNNSDTVPIAAGRTLTPGEFYTNYDCSEMVFNPEIPRSPKVKYGKNHRMSLASKISKREMLKNSSNKKQVLKFANSINGLKHLHYDYFLEYLQGSKASN, encoded by the exons ATGTGGCTGCGGCGATTGCAGGCGCGTAAACAACACAACTATTCAGCTGTAGGAAATCACAAAAAGTATCGTTATACAGCAGTAATAATGGATAAGTCagtgaaaaaatcaatcaaagccAAACCGAAAAGCATAG GGCGGAAATCTCCACATGTGCTCGTAAAAGGGAAGAATAAGACCGCTGCTGGCGTTAAGCCGAAATATGGGCTTGGAGCTAAAACAACGGTGAAGAAAATAGCTACCGACAAAGTTGAGGAGATGGAAGCGAGGTATCAGAAGCGAGTGTTAACAGAAATGAAAATCCACGATAGTGTGGATCATTTACTGCCCATCAAAATCAAAGGAAAGGGCTTGATAAGCAGAACCATTCCTAAGCAGATAGAGAACAGGTTCGATACAAACTTAGCTGAATCAAGCAACGATCCACCAGAAGATGCGGAGGCAAATTTGTCTGAAACACATCCTACCGAGCCAGCAGTATTGTCGCTGACCGACATTCTGTTCAAACGAGATGagcaaattaaagaaaaacaattctaCATAGGCGTAACCTGTGCGGCAATACTGGAAAACCCAGAGGCGAGGATCGAAAATGTTAGTGCCTTGCTAGACTTGCTGAAGGAAACAAACCGGGACGGGTCCATCAACCTTTTGGCGGTTCGTAAAACTGCGATGATTTCGCTTGTTGAAGTCTTCAAAGACATTGTGCCAGAGTATCGCATTGGTATTGTTGACAAGGAGCAACAAAAGT TGAAAAAAGACACACTGGCACGTGTTAACTTTGAACACAAGCTTCTTACTTACTATAAGCAGCTGCTGAAGCACTTGGAGGGTCTCATAAGTAATTACACCCGGAAACTGAAACATTCGGAAAAGCAATCCATCGAAACACGCCAACTGTTGGAAATGGCGGTGCAGTGTATGTGCGATCTAGTACTAGCACACCCGTACTTCAACTTCACTCCGAACATCGTACAGGTGCTGGTTTTAATGTTGAACAACACGAAGGAACCTATACGCAAAATGGTACACGCTTGCTTCAGTTCCTTGTTCAAAACCGATACTCGCTTGGATTTGACGCATCAT ACCGTGCGCCACATCAATATGctgataaagaaaaaacagcgCAACATATACCCGGAGATGATTTCATGTTTGAAATACTTGCAAATTAACCGCATAAACATGAACGATGACGTGTTGCTAGAgctaaaaaagcaaaagctaGAAAAGCATAAGTCGTACGTTATCAACATGTCTCGCAAGGAACGGAAACGCAAGAAAAAGCTGGCAGAGCTTGAAAAAGACATTTTTGAAACAAAGGCTGAGGAAAGTAAGCAAGTCGTGCGCCGCAAGCTTACTGAAATATCGAAGCTAACATTCATGATTTACTTCAAAATTCTAAAACGTTACCCGGACTCCAAAGTTCTGAGCGTGACGCTAGAAGGATTATCCAAATTTGCACATACCATCAATATCGAATTTTATGCCGATCTGATCGAACTGTTGAACAACTTGTTGGAAAATGTAGAGCTGGGGTACAGAGAGCAGCTGCACTGCATCCAAACGGTGTTCATCATACTCAGTGGGCAGGGAGAGGTGCTTAACATTGATCCGGCAAGATTCTATTCCcatttttacaaaaatttacTTTTCGTCAATGCAG GTAAAAACCATGATGATATGGAAACCATTCTGAAAACCTTGGACATCATTCTATTCAAACGGCGTCGAAATGTAACGTACCACCGTTACGTGAGCTTTGTCAAACGTCTTTCAACGCTGTGCCTACAAGTTCTGCCCAATGGATCCCTTGGTCTCATATCGTTGATTCGAAGCTGTATCCATATGAATCAAAAACTTGACATCCTGCTGGATACGGATGCCGTCGTCGGTTCGGGGAAGTTCGATCCGTTTAATGATGAACCAGAATTCGCTAACGCAAATTGCAGCGCACTGTACGAAAGTAGTTGCATGGCACGCCATTATCATCCGACCGTACGTAAAATGATAACCAATGTTCTGAACAACTCCGACACCGTGCCGATCGCTGCTGGCAGAACACT gACCCCGGGAGAATTTTACACAAACTATGACTGCTCGGAGATGGTGTTCAATCCAGAAATTCCACGTTCTCCGAAAgttaaatatggtaaaaatcaTCGGATGTCATTGGCCTCGAAGATATCAAAGAGAGAAATGTTAAAGAATAGTTCTAACAAGAAGCAAGTTCTGAAATTTGCAAATTCAATCAACGGATTGAAACATTTGCATTACGATTACTTTTTGGAGTACCTTCAAGGGTCAAAAGCATCAAACTAA
- the LOC118510947 gene encoding protein Malvolio, whose amino-acid sequence MNFDQSTPSQNRSVSTKSVSQTSSTATTPSSSNSLIEPSEDSTLNNVSNLFYGGERVVPGAETREFSFRELWAFTGPGFLMSIAYLDPGNIESDLQSGIVAKYSLLWVLLGATLLGLAMQRLAVKIGVVTGLDLAEMCHKQYKTVPRIILWLMVEVAIIGSDMQEVIGTAIAIYLLSYKRIPLYIGVLITVLDTMSFLFLDKYKLRRLELFFGFLITTMAVSFGYQYIISDTPQMEVIKGMFIPWSSDYRPGTLLQAVGIIGAVIMPHNLYLHSALVKSREINRNEVREVKKANRYYFIEATIALAVSFFINVFVVSVFAHDLYGKTNQDVIDRCSNSSFSDDILHAFDANNATADINIYKAGLVLGCFYGGVSMYVWAIGILAAGQSSTMTGTYAGQFAMEGFLNLQWARWKRVLFTRTVAIMPAFYVAFFSRLEDLTKMNDILNAVMALQLPFAAIPTVAFSSSVALMKKEFVNGTIEKAISIALSFTVIGINLYFIIANLQQVTLTAVMIFGVVLFGTFYIVFNIYLILHMMVHLGNKTLATNSFVKRYIFDDVNLFSNMATMDNGL is encoded by the exons ATGAATTTCGATCAATCCACACCATCCCAAAACAGAAGTGTTAGCACTAAATCAGTAAGCCAAACCTCTTCAACAGCTACAACCCCTAGTTCGAGTAATAGTTTGATAGAACCCTCGGAAGATTCCACCCTAAACAATGTCTCAAACCTATTCTACGGAGGAGAGCGTGTTGTACCTGGAGCCGAAACG CGAGAATTTAGCTTTCGAGAATTATGGGCGTTTACTGGACCCGGGTTTTTGATGTCGATTGCTTATCTGGACCCAGGGAACATTGAATCGGATTTGCAGAGCGGAATAGTTGCCAAGTACAGCTTGCTATGGGTGCTTCTAGGAGCTACACTGCTAGGACTAGCAATGCAACGTTTGGCGGTGAA AATTGGAGTTGTTACCGGATTAGATCTAGCGGAGATGTGCCATAAACAGTACAAAACTGTGCCCCGAATAATACTATGGCTAATGGTGGAAGTTGCCATTATTGGGTCCGACATGCAGGAAGTGATTGGAACAGCAATTGCTATCTATCTTTTGTCGTACAAACG TATACCTTTGTACATAGGCGTGCTGATTACTGTGCTAGACACGATGTCCTTTCTGTTCTTGGACAAGTATAAATTGAGACGGCTGGAACTGTTTTTCGGGTTTCTCATAACCACGATGGCTGTATCGTTCGGCTATCAG TACATCATTAGCGATACACCGCAAATGGAAGTAATTAAGGGCATGTTCATTCCCTGGTCATCCGACTATCGGCCCGGTACACTGTTGCAAGCTGTTGGGATTATTGGTGCTGTCATAATGCCACACAATTTGTACCTGCATTCAGCGCTTGTCAAG TCGCGCGAAATCAACCGAAACGAAGTACGCGAGGTGAAGAAAGCCAACCGTTATTACTTTATCGAGGCTACGATAGCGCTTGCTGTCTCGTTTTTCATAAACGTGTTTGTAGTTTCTGTCTTTGCCCACGATTTATATGGGAAAACTAATCAGGATGTG ATTGATAGATGTAGTAATTCCTCTTTTTCGGATGACATTCTACATGCATTTGACGCGAACAATGCTACAGCAGATATTAATATCTACAAGGCGGGTTTGGTGCTAGGATGCTTTTATGGTGGTGTGTCAATGTACGTTTGGGCGATCGGAATACTAGCGGCCGGTCAAAGCTCCACGATGACCGGCACGTATGCAGGACAATTTGCTATGGAG GGTTTCCTTAACTTACAATGGGCGCGATGGAAACGGGTACTCTTCACCAGAACCGTCGCCATAATGCCGGCCTTTTATGTGGCTTTCTTCAGCAGACTAGAGGATCTTACCAAGATGAACGACATTTTGAATGCTGTTATGGCGTTGCAACTTCCGTTCGCAGCGATACCTACTGTCGCTTTTTCTTCAAGCGTGG CACTAATGAAGAAGGAGTTTGTGAACGGCAC CATAGAGAAAGCAATCTCCATCGCTCTCAGCTTCACTGTCATTGGCATCAATCTGTATTTTATTATTGCCAACCTGCAGCAAGTAACGCTGACCGCTGTAATGATCTTTGGCGTCG TCCTCTTCGGTACGTTCTATatcgtttttaatatttaCCTTATTTTACATATGATGGTACATTTAGGTAACAAAACGCTAGCGACCAACTCG TTCGTGAAACGTTACATCTTTGATGATgttaatttgttttcaaacATGGCCACGATGGATAATGGCTTATGA